One stretch of Paenibacillus sp. FSL R5-0341 DNA includes these proteins:
- a CDS encoding phospholipase D family protein, with translation MLYQTYKPLPAGISYESPEYRVDQVEFLHDLTYPSSDGQMQHEQQIFQRMMQIVEEAEQFVLVDMFLFNNYQHKGQNFPPVSTEFTEALVAKKNQHPDMDIWFITDEVNTNYNSAPNPLLEQMTQAGIHVVITDVDPLRDSTPVYSAVWRTFFQWFGQSGDGWIKNLMATDGPDVTVRSYLKLLNVKANHRKVVVSEKTAIVSSGNIHDASAYHSNIAFEVTGPIIENILQSEQAVLDISGGGQVPTYTAPSTDSNTGDLRIRYLTEGKVNDAVLHEINQAGKGDTLWMGMFYVASPKVLEALLEASKRGTEIRLVLDPNENAFGQEKIGIPNRPVAAELHDKSDGKIQIRWYNTTKEQYHTKMIYIAKATGDHIVLGGSTNFTPRNMNDYNLENDLWVAAPPDNKFTLDIANYFERIWNNNDAEFTLDLDEFQEKTTFLKGVLYKLQLILGLTTF, from the coding sequence ATGCTCTATCAGACCTACAAACCATTACCAGCAGGCATTTCCTATGAAAGTCCAGAGTACCGTGTGGATCAAGTCGAGTTCCTGCATGACCTTACTTATCCTTCCTCTGACGGACAGATGCAGCATGAACAGCAGATCTTTCAGCGCATGATGCAGATTGTGGAGGAAGCAGAGCAGTTTGTCCTGGTCGATATGTTCTTGTTCAATAATTATCAGCATAAGGGCCAGAACTTCCCACCTGTAAGTACAGAATTCACCGAAGCGCTGGTCGCCAAAAAAAATCAGCACCCGGACATGGACATTTGGTTCATTACAGATGAAGTAAATACCAACTATAACTCAGCACCCAATCCGTTGCTGGAACAAATGACACAAGCAGGCATTCACGTGGTCATTACCGATGTGGACCCTCTGCGTGATTCAACTCCAGTATACTCTGCGGTCTGGCGGACCTTCTTCCAATGGTTTGGTCAATCCGGAGATGGCTGGATCAAAAACCTGATGGCCACGGATGGTCCGGATGTCACTGTTCGGTCCTATCTCAAGCTACTCAATGTGAAGGCGAATCATCGCAAAGTTGTCGTTAGTGAGAAGACGGCGATTGTTTCTTCTGGCAATATCCATGATGCGAGTGCCTACCACTCGAACATTGCTTTTGAAGTAACAGGCCCAATCATTGAGAATATCCTTCAGTCAGAGCAAGCTGTACTTGATATCTCAGGCGGAGGCCAGGTTCCGACATACACGGCCCCTTCCACGGATTCAAACACGGGAGACTTACGCATTCGCTATTTAACTGAAGGCAAAGTGAATGACGCTGTACTCCATGAGATCAACCAAGCAGGCAAAGGTGACACCTTATGGATGGGCATGTTCTATGTGGCCTCTCCGAAAGTGTTGGAAGCCTTGCTGGAAGCCTCAAAACGAGGAACCGAGATCCGACTTGTACTTGATCCGAATGAAAATGCCTTTGGTCAGGAAAAGATCGGCATTCCGAACCGTCCTGTCGCCGCCGAATTGCATGATAAATCCGACGGTAAAATTCAGATCCGCTGGTATAACACCACCAAGGAGCAGTATCATACCAAGATGATTTATATTGCCAAAGCAACCGGGGATCATATTGTCCTTGGCGGTTCAACCAACTTCACACCCCGAAACATGAATGACTACAATCTGGAAAATGATCTATGGGTTGCTGCACCTCCAGACAATAAGTTCACGCTTGATATCGCGAATTATTTTGAACGGATTTGGAATAATAATGATGCCGAGTTCACGTTAGACCTGGATGAGTTTCAGGAGAAGACCACGTTTTTGAAAGGTGTCCTATATAAGCTGCAACTGATTCTGGGTCTTACGACCTTTTGA
- the crtI gene encoding phytoene desaturase family protein: MIPNQQRKRAAVIGAGPGGLAAAMLLSGQGYEVDVYEKQPVIGGRSARLELGEYRFDRGATFLMMPQLIEEMFDVVGRKLSDYVDMKELTPLYALNFGDKVFKPSRNREDTAAQIKQLFPGNEDNYLRFMQEEEVKFGKVMPLLRRPFGKLTDYLRKDAVTALPKLDVHNTVYGILSRYFTDERLRWAFTFQSKYLGMSAWDCPGTFTILSFIEHHYGLFHPIGGVNRIFQAMADVVEEHGGRIHTSTPVKQVIVRNGRAEGVLLESGERIEADHVVVNADFAHAVNHLFEPGVLKKYTPEKMKRKKYSCSTAMLYLGVDGEVDLPHHSIYFPEDYRLNVDEITKHKMLSADPSLYIHNPSRLDSTLAPEGKSALYVLMPTPNLTADIDWEAERENVQEAMMKRMEGIPELADIRSRIEECMLFTPLDWENELDVYRGATFNMAHNLGQMMYLRPHNQFEELKSVWLVGGGTHPGSGLPTIFESARISVRLIQEEDARTRSKPSSYVKTVEAGGHS; this comes from the coding sequence ATGATACCGAATCAACAACGCAAACGTGCAGCTGTCATTGGCGCAGGTCCAGGTGGGCTTGCAGCAGCGATGCTATTGTCCGGTCAGGGATACGAAGTAGATGTGTATGAGAAACAGCCAGTCATCGGGGGACGTTCTGCCAGACTGGAGCTGGGCGAATATCGATTCGACCGGGGTGCAACGTTTTTGATGATGCCACAGCTGATCGAAGAGATGTTCGATGTGGTGGGACGCAAATTATCCGATTATGTGGATATGAAAGAGCTAACCCCGCTGTACGCACTGAACTTTGGTGACAAGGTGTTCAAGCCTTCTCGTAATCGAGAAGATACAGCTGCACAGATTAAGCAATTGTTTCCGGGCAATGAAGACAATTACCTTCGGTTCATGCAAGAAGAAGAAGTGAAATTTGGCAAAGTCATGCCTTTGCTCCGTCGTCCTTTTGGCAAGCTGACTGACTATTTGCGCAAGGACGCGGTAACAGCTCTGCCCAAGCTTGATGTCCACAATACGGTATATGGAATCTTGTCCCGCTATTTTACAGATGAGCGTCTACGCTGGGCATTTACATTCCAATCCAAATATCTCGGCATGTCTGCCTGGGATTGTCCGGGCACCTTTACCATACTATCGTTCATTGAGCATCACTACGGATTGTTCCACCCCATCGGCGGTGTGAATCGGATCTTCCAAGCCATGGCTGATGTCGTGGAAGAACACGGAGGACGCATACATACTTCCACTCCAGTGAAACAGGTCATCGTTCGCAATGGTCGTGCAGAAGGTGTCTTGCTTGAGAGCGGTGAACGCATCGAAGCGGACCATGTGGTTGTGAACGCCGACTTCGCACATGCGGTGAATCATCTGTTCGAACCGGGTGTGCTTAAGAAATATACTCCGGAGAAAATGAAACGCAAAAAGTACTCCTGCTCGACAGCAATGTTGTATCTGGGCGTGGATGGTGAAGTGGACCTGCCGCATCACTCAATCTATTTTCCCGAGGACTACCGGTTGAACGTCGACGAGATTACGAAGCACAAAATGCTGTCTGCCGATCCATCTCTATATATTCATAACCCTTCCAGACTCGATTCGACGCTGGCACCGGAAGGAAAATCTGCATTATATGTTCTTATGCCTACGCCTAACCTTACCGCAGACATCGATTGGGAGGCAGAACGTGAGAATGTGCAGGAGGCCATGATGAAACGTATGGAAGGCATTCCTGAGCTGGCCGACATTCGCAGCCGCATTGAAGAATGCATGTTGTTCACTCCACTCGATTGGGAAAATGAACTGGATGTGTACCGCGGAGCAACGTTTAACATGGCGCATAACCTGGGTCAGATGATGTATCTGCGTCCCCATAACCAGTTTGAAGAGTTGAAAAGTGTATGGCTGGTAGGCGGAGGGACACATCCAGGCAGCGGGTTGCCAACGATCTTCGAATCGGCACGGATCAGTGTCAGATTGATCCAGGAAGAGGACGCGCGCACACGCTCTAAACCATCCTCTTATGTGAAGACGGTGGAAGCCGGGGGGCATTCATGA
- a CDS encoding phytoene/squalene synthase family protein — protein sequence MNEAILSRCEELMQKGSSSFYQAFRGLPSPRREAVYVIYAFCRMIDDSVDEPEHSPYTIHEIHDLFDQLDDAEGHFIWPALRWLFSSFPHLDKGPFFRQMEGQLTDLKVTHYTTMQELEHYCYLVAGTVGEMLLPVLRDDNGAEVAMNGIALGKGMQIVNIIRDVGEDRARVRRYVPLEIMEKHGYTEQDFEDGIVDERFIAIVHELKAAALNWFRIGMDRLDTYPTESAFSIELAAAFYSTILHAVERNDYDVYTKRAYVSDELKLEMLGAIVKRYPMLAFQASRTAVS from the coding sequence ATGAATGAAGCGATTTTGAGCAGGTGTGAAGAGTTGATGCAAAAGGGTTCTTCCTCTTTTTATCAGGCCTTTAGAGGGCTGCCTAGTCCACGTCGGGAAGCGGTATATGTCATTTATGCCTTCTGCCGCATGATTGATGACAGTGTAGATGAGCCGGAGCATTCGCCATATACGATTCACGAAATCCATGATCTGTTTGATCAGTTGGATGACGCGGAAGGACATTTTATCTGGCCAGCACTGAGATGGTTGTTCAGCAGTTTCCCTCATCTGGATAAGGGGCCATTCTTCCGTCAGATGGAAGGGCAGCTCACGGATCTTAAAGTAACGCATTATACAACAATGCAGGAACTGGAGCATTATTGTTATCTGGTAGCCGGAACCGTAGGTGAGATGTTGTTACCTGTATTGCGGGATGATAACGGTGCGGAAGTAGCCATGAACGGGATTGCTTTGGGTAAAGGAATGCAGATCGTCAATATTATTCGGGATGTTGGTGAAGATCGGGCCAGAGTGCGCCGGTATGTTCCGCTGGAGATCATGGAGAAGCATGGTTACACCGAGCAGGACTTCGAAGACGGGATCGTGGACGAACGCTTTATTGCCATTGTTCACGAATTAAAAGCGGCAGCATTGAACTGGTTCCGTATTGGCATGGATCGTCTGGATACGTATCCAACGGAAAGTGCGTTTTCGATCGAGCTGGCAGCAGCCTTTTACTCCACTATTCTACACGCGGTTGAACGCAACGACTATGACGTATATACCAAGCGGGCCTATGTTAGCGATGAATTGAAACTGGAGATGCTGGGTGCGATTGTGAAACGTTACCCGATGCTGGCCTTCCAAGCTTCCCGAACGGCGGTATCCTGA
- a CDS encoding glycosyltransferase family 2 protein: MNASEIFWIVLTCILGIQLLFALWNVSCLPKVRSFRADQIQPPDLLVSVLIPARNERLHIEGCLESVLASDTSGFRMEVLVLDDRSEDETAAMVQAIADRDARVRLLHGVDLPEGWMGKSHACHRLVQEAEGEWFMFVDADVRLEPSAIRQTLAAGCEQSGGLVTGFPYQVTKTWMEKLVVPMMVFTIISHLPIFMIRRSSSPMFVAATGAFLLIHRSSYEASGGHAAIQAHLVDDMSLAKAVKRAGHPVMLTDVHDVTNTRMYQNGAEVWNGYKKNMYEGMGRKDVLLLGTMMIYTLMYIVPPLGLIIGLMTGSSMFILYGLIGTLLGMAVKRVADHAGGQPWWLALLQPVSMACVIAIGLASWQAGRSGKGYVWKGRRYS; this comes from the coding sequence ATGAATGCATCTGAAATATTCTGGATTGTGCTTACCTGCATACTGGGCATACAGTTGCTGTTCGCTCTATGGAATGTCTCCTGTCTGCCCAAAGTGCGTTCATTTCGAGCAGACCAAATACAACCGCCCGATCTGTTGGTCTCGGTGCTGATTCCAGCCAGAAATGAAAGACTACATATCGAAGGATGTCTGGAAAGTGTGCTCGCGAGCGATACGTCGGGATTCCGGATGGAAGTATTGGTGCTGGATGATCGCTCTGAAGATGAGACAGCGGCCATGGTACAAGCGATTGCGGATCGCGATGCACGTGTGCGTCTGCTGCATGGCGTCGATCTTCCCGAAGGCTGGATGGGGAAATCCCATGCGTGTCACAGGCTGGTTCAGGAGGCCGAGGGAGAATGGTTTATGTTTGTGGATGCGGATGTGCGTCTGGAGCCAAGTGCCATTCGGCAGACTCTGGCAGCAGGGTGTGAGCAGAGCGGGGGGCTGGTAACCGGTTTTCCGTATCAGGTAACGAAGACGTGGATGGAGAAGCTTGTCGTGCCGATGATGGTCTTCACCATCATCAGTCATCTGCCCATTTTCATGATACGCAGATCATCCAGTCCGATGTTTGTGGCCGCTACGGGGGCTTTTTTGCTGATTCATCGCTCCAGTTACGAAGCATCCGGCGGTCATGCTGCCATTCAGGCGCATCTGGTGGATGACATGAGTCTTGCCAAAGCAGTCAAGCGTGCGGGTCATCCGGTGATGCTGACAGACGTGCATGACGTAACGAATACCCGCATGTATCAGAACGGGGCAGAAGTATGGAACGGATATAAGAAGAATATGTACGAAGGTATGGGACGCAAAGACGTACTGCTGCTTGGCACGATGATGATCTATACACTGATGTATATTGTGCCTCCGCTGGGCTTGATTATTGGACTCATGACGGGCAGTTCGATGTTCATTCTGTATGGATTGATAGGAACTTTATTAGGTATGGCTGTGAAAAGAGTAGCGGATCATGCTGGCGGACAACCCTGGTGGCTCGCCCTTCTGCAACCGGTCAGCATGGCCTGTGTCATTGCCATCGGACTCGCTTCCTGGCAGGCAGGTCGCTCCGGCAAGGGGTATGTATGGAAAGGTAGGCGGTACAGTTGA
- the crtI gene encoding phytoene desaturase family protein, whose translation MRGNVIIIGAGFGGLSCAIRLASQGVQVTILERQQHVGGKLQQIEWDGYHFDRGPSTITMPSTFRSVFDHAGVAMEDYVQLYEIEPRTRNIFADGTVVDLSGNRGWMKEQIAAYSPEDAARYDAFMDESAALYAEANRHFLGKLLLSPSDKYNLQMLRSLLRVRPTVKLDKLLRSYFQHPHTLAMFGRYATYVGSSPYQSPSIFAMMGHVEAEVGIYGVKGGTYQLIEGMTRLAQEKGVQIMTGIEVRQIVVRNGKVAGVDTDQGFREADQVVANGDVLSVNRLLLAPEHRKEMSDARIRKYEPSISGFVTLAGVRRQYDALLHHTVFFPERYEPEFDHIFRDRKMPEDPTIYICYSGYSEAGMAPAGASNLFILVNAPYLSDSWNWEEQRERYGAFVLEQLASRGITGLNQSDVLIRYTPRDIERDTLAHQGSIYGISSNSVKQTFMRPGNRSKDVQGLWYVGGTTHPGGGTPIVTLSGQLVGEQLASEILK comes from the coding sequence TTGAGAGGTAACGTCATTATTATCGGTGCAGGATTTGGAGGTCTGTCGTGTGCGATAAGACTGGCTTCACAAGGTGTGCAGGTGACCATTCTGGAACGGCAACAACACGTAGGTGGCAAGCTGCAACAGATTGAGTGGGACGGGTATCATTTTGACCGGGGACCGAGCACGATCACGATGCCATCCACCTTTCGTTCAGTGTTTGATCACGCGGGTGTAGCGATGGAAGACTACGTACAGCTATATGAGATAGAACCGCGCACGCGTAATATATTCGCAGATGGCACAGTGGTAGATTTGTCAGGCAACCGTGGGTGGATGAAGGAGCAGATCGCAGCGTACAGTCCGGAGGATGCAGCTCGTTATGATGCGTTTATGGATGAGTCTGCTGCACTGTATGCGGAAGCCAATCGTCATTTTCTCGGTAAGTTGCTGCTGTCTCCTTCTGACAAATACAATCTTCAGATGCTGCGCAGCCTGCTCCGCGTGCGGCCAACGGTGAAGCTGGATAAGTTGCTGCGTTCGTATTTCCAGCATCCACATACGCTCGCTATGTTCGGACGGTACGCGACCTATGTGGGATCATCGCCGTATCAGTCGCCTTCCATCTTTGCCATGATGGGTCATGTGGAAGCAGAGGTGGGCATCTACGGGGTCAAAGGTGGAACCTATCAACTGATCGAAGGCATGACTCGCCTGGCACAGGAAAAAGGTGTACAAATCATGACCGGCATAGAGGTCCGGCAGATTGTTGTCCGGAATGGCAAAGTGGCAGGCGTGGATACGGATCAAGGCTTCCGGGAAGCCGATCAGGTGGTTGCCAATGGCGATGTGCTTAGTGTGAATCGACTGCTGCTCGCACCGGAACATCGGAAAGAGATGAGCGATGCCCGCATACGGAAGTATGAGCCATCCATTTCGGGATTTGTGACGCTGGCAGGTGTGCGAAGACAATATGATGCACTGCTGCACCATACGGTCTTCTTCCCGGAACGGTATGAACCGGAGTTCGACCATATTTTCCGTGACCGTAAAATGCCCGAAGATCCGACGATCTACATCTGTTACTCCGGTTATTCGGAAGCAGGTATGGCTCCGGCGGGAGCAAGTAACCTGTTCATTCTGGTCAATGCCCCCTATTTGTCGGATTCATGGAATTGGGAGGAACAAAGGGAACGTTACGGGGCGTTTGTGCTGGAACAGTTGGCATCGCGGGGAATCACCGGGTTGAACCAATCTGATGTGCTGATCCGGTACACGCCGCGAGATATCGAACGGGATACTTTGGCGCATCAAGGATCGATCTACGGCATCTCGTCCAACTCGGTGAAGCAGACCTTCATGCGACCAGGCAACCGAAGCAAAGATGTACAAGGACTCTGGTACGTTGGCGGAACCACGCATCCAGGCGGCGGAACCCCGATTGTGACGTTGTCCGGACAGCTTGTTGGTGAGCAGTTAGCATCAGAAATCTTGAAATAA
- the crtI gene encoding phytoene desaturase family protein: MKRAAIVGAGIGGLTSALLLNRQGWDVTVYERGSRVGGRIGYEQDGEYRIDQGPTIVLLPEMLLGILEEAGVDRSKIELLRCDPLYRVHYHSGRVMTKMTSREEQTAEIERLFPGESRGFTRFMKDMDTLFPAGRAAFLERAFPRKRDFFTPSLMSLMGRLRAHKSVRKAVGDYFQHEELLDAYSLQSLYIGGSPFGTPGIYSLLPYAEHEYGIWMVKGGYAALPAILEQELISRGGRVVLNSEVTGLTIINGVCEGIETAAGAENVDAVIYNGDFPHLSGLLGQSPEVARKRKPYRPSSGCVLLYVGVDKTWEDATTHQFFLPPSLEGSLQEVFNQRRIPAKSSFYVFNPVALDETAAPQGQSVLYFLIPVPDAEGVDWDQESEALAERVLEEAEQRGFPGLRAAIKWKKVRTPADAERDGLYGGGSFGIAPVLFQSGVYRPQPKPFPNIQGLYAAGASVHPGGGVPIVMQSARMAVNQLMKEMGT, translated from the coding sequence ATGAAGCGGGCCGCTATTGTAGGTGCAGGGATTGGCGGACTCACTTCGGCACTATTGTTGAACCGTCAAGGGTGGGATGTCACCGTGTATGAACGGGGTTCCCGCGTTGGCGGACGCATTGGATATGAGCAGGACGGGGAGTACAGGATCGATCAGGGTCCGACCATTGTACTTCTGCCTGAGATGTTACTTGGTATCTTGGAGGAGGCAGGCGTAGATCGATCGAAGATTGAGCTACTTCGCTGTGATCCGCTATATAGAGTGCATTACCATAGTGGTCGTGTCATGACCAAGATGACGTCACGTGAGGAGCAGACGGCGGAGATTGAACGTTTGTTCCCGGGAGAGAGCCGGGGATTCACACGGTTCATGAAAGATATGGACACGTTGTTTCCGGCAGGACGGGCAGCTTTTCTGGAAAGGGCTTTTCCACGCAAAAGGGATTTCTTCACACCTTCTCTCATGTCACTCATGGGCAGATTGCGTGCCCACAAAAGTGTCCGCAAAGCGGTAGGCGATTATTTTCAACATGAAGAATTGCTTGATGCGTACTCTCTGCAAAGTCTATACATCGGTGGATCACCGTTTGGGACGCCAGGTATCTATTCTCTTTTGCCTTACGCTGAGCATGAATATGGCATCTGGATGGTCAAAGGCGGATATGCAGCATTACCGGCTATTCTGGAACAGGAACTGATATCGCGTGGTGGACGTGTCGTGCTAAATTCGGAAGTTACAGGGCTCACCATTATAAATGGTGTGTGTGAAGGTATAGAAACGGCAGCAGGCGCAGAAAATGTGGATGCAGTTATCTACAATGGCGATTTCCCCCATCTTTCGGGTTTGCTTGGTCAGTCCCCAGAGGTGGCGCGGAAAAGAAAGCCGTATCGTCCCTCTTCAGGATGTGTATTGCTCTACGTTGGCGTGGACAAAACCTGGGAAGATGCTACGACACACCAGTTCTTCCTGCCACCGAGTCTAGAAGGTAGTTTACAGGAAGTCTTCAATCAGCGACGCATTCCGGCAAAGTCCTCATTTTACGTATTTAATCCGGTCGCATTGGATGAAACTGCAGCGCCTCAAGGACAGAGTGTATTGTATTTCCTCATTCCCGTACCCGATGCCGAAGGTGTCGACTGGGATCAGGAGAGCGAAGCATTGGCAGAACGTGTACTGGAAGAAGCGGAACAACGGGGATTCCCGGGACTTCGTGCAGCGATCAAGTGGAAAAAGGTGCGTACACCCGCTGACGCAGAGCGAGACGGGCTCTATGGGGGCGGAAGCTTCGGCATTGCGCCAGTGTTGTTCCAGTCCGGTGTATACCGACCACAACCCAAACCATTTCCCAATATACAGGGATTATATGCCGCAGGAGCATCTGTACATCCTGGAGGCGGAGTGCCGATTGTGATGCAAAGTGCACGTATGGCCGTCAATCAACTCATGAAGGAGATGGGAACATGA
- a CDS encoding carotenoid biosynthesis protein — protein sequence MVQWLYWAWYVIGAILMLTIGVPDVLSFSNGLFLIFYALYVLDLIYQGRNRTGLSDQSVIWLKPGLWIASVIIWLGGMGVEWVGVHTHWPFGEYAYSDFFGIHLFSVPVTLGFAWIAVVGNSALLSGGGSTWTGKLLRAVKTGFWAIVLDLVLDPVAHARGFWEWQAPGGFYGVPWTNYISWFIMGAFLSLFLPAMPNDRSSLLRAKWLYQLFILLFGLLALKEGITGSFIIAIAGVLLAEGSWLYDSRRKIKTV from the coding sequence ATGGTCCAGTGGCTTTACTGGGCGTGGTATGTCATTGGAGCCATCTTGATGCTGACGATCGGCGTGCCTGACGTATTATCCTTTTCGAATGGTTTATTTCTAATCTTCTACGCGTTGTATGTGCTGGATCTGATCTACCAAGGGCGTAATCGGACAGGTCTGTCCGACCAGTCAGTCATCTGGCTGAAACCCGGACTCTGGATAGCGTCTGTGATCATCTGGCTGGGAGGCATGGGCGTGGAGTGGGTAGGGGTTCATACCCACTGGCCTTTTGGTGAGTATGCCTACTCTGACTTCTTCGGGATTCATCTGTTCAGTGTGCCAGTTACGCTGGGTTTCGCATGGATCGCAGTGGTGGGTAACTCGGCGCTGTTAAGTGGTGGCGGTTCAACCTGGACTGGCAAACTGCTTCGAGCAGTGAAGACCGGGTTCTGGGCAATTGTCCTCGATCTGGTACTCGACCCTGTTGCACATGCGAGAGGATTCTGGGAATGGCAGGCTCCAGGTGGTTTCTACGGTGTTCCGTGGACCAATTACATAAGCTGGTTTATCATGGGCGCATTCCTATCCCTTTTCCTTCCGGCCATGCCCAATGACCGTAGCTCATTGCTGCGTGCCAAATGGTTGTATCAGCTGTTTATTCTTCTGTTCGGCCTACTTGCTCTCAAGGAAGGGATTACAGGCAGCTTTATCATCGCCATTGCTGGTGTGCTTCTTGCCGAAGGGAGCTGGCTCTATGATTCGCGCCGTAAAATCAAAACCGTTTAA
- a CDS encoding lysophospholipid acyltransferase family protein, translating into MIRAVKSKPFNQIFSLYNHYYLLRRRFRSFTLSGSLDPQVDIRDNSPIDSTRPVIYFMNHSSWWDGLLLYHAARQTSRGDHYVMMEEQQLQQYAFFRKLGAYSINKESASGIRTSLQYTSELLNSGKRVWIFPQGEILHQEARPIQFRPGIGLLLRRSPNAIAVPVTLCHGMVQHDLPEISMWAGSPVVEDWKMWKSEEIASRLGSLLEKQLDDHRSELIRMGQGSLPDALPLIRHVRSTSEKYDAARKRVNR; encoded by the coding sequence ATGATTCGCGCCGTAAAATCAAAACCGTTTAATCAGATTTTTTCCTTATACAATCACTATTATCTGCTGCGTCGGCGCTTCCGCTCCTTCACTCTATCGGGGTCACTCGACCCGCAGGTGGATATCCGGGACAACTCCCCGATTGATTCCACTCGCCCGGTGATCTACTTCATGAACCACAGCTCCTGGTGGGATGGTCTGCTGCTTTATCATGCGGCCAGGCAGACATCGCGAGGAGATCATTATGTGATGATGGAGGAGCAGCAGCTTCAGCAATATGCTTTTTTTCGTAAATTGGGTGCATATTCGATTAATAAGGAGAGTGCGTCCGGTATTCGGACCTCTCTACAGTACACCAGTGAGCTGTTGAATTCGGGCAAAAGGGTCTGGATTTTTCCACAAGGAGAAATTCTGCATCAGGAGGCCAGACCGATTCAGTTCCGTCCAGGCATCGGATTGCTGCTTCGACGCTCCCCGAATGCCATCGCCGTACCGGTAACCTTGTGCCATGGGATGGTCCAGCATGATTTACCGGAAATATCGATGTGGGCGGGCTCTCCTGTGGTAGAAGACTGGAAGATGTGGAAGAGTGAAGAGATTGCCTCCAGACTCGGCAGTTTGTTGGAAAAGCAACTAGACGATCATAGATCAGAGCTTATACGGATGGGGCAGGGAAGTTTGCCAGATGCGCTTCCGCTGATTCGTCATGTACGTTCGACAAGTGAAAAATACGATGCGGCACGAAAGCGGGTGAACCGTTAG
- a CDS encoding MerR family transcriptional regulator, with product MGNKVYSIKQVAAMLGIPTVTLRAWENRYSAVTPERTESGYRMYTEENVADLRWLKEQVELHQTNISEAVRMLKVNKLNSPEAVPTPIMAPVPTMEEAYARMADQIYDSLYNFQGERANGLIDFGFTMYGYDSMFYHVLVPILVRVGDAWEQGRASVAQEHFMTQLISQRFYQFFHLFPIYPHLPKVLALCPEGEHHQVGLLLFSLFMRKNGAEVLYLGANTPEEGIFPIIREQKIKLVCLSITSPGLLEKCDQLVERIMNEFPHIRFVLGGKGYERAEHARYPQWIMPENSADWQSWMEREYLAERPPGARFGQANN from the coding sequence GTGGGTAATAAAGTGTATTCCATCAAACAAGTCGCTGCCATGCTCGGTATCCCGACGGTAACGCTACGGGCTTGGGAGAATCGGTATAGTGCGGTCACCCCTGAGCGGACAGAATCGGGTTATCGAATGTACACCGAAGAGAATGTTGCGGATCTGCGCTGGTTGAAAGAGCAGGTAGAGCTGCATCAGACCAATATCTCGGAAGCGGTACGGATGTTGAAGGTAAACAAATTAAATTCGCCCGAGGCTGTGCCCACGCCGATCATGGCTCCGGTGCCTACGATGGAAGAAGCCTATGCACGCATGGCAGATCAGATCTATGACTCGCTCTACAACTTTCAGGGTGAACGTGCCAATGGTCTGATCGATTTTGGTTTTACCATGTACGGGTACGACTCGATGTTCTATCATGTGCTGGTGCCCATTCTGGTTCGGGTTGGAGATGCATGGGAGCAAGGCAGGGCTTCGGTGGCGCAGGAGCACTTCATGACACAGCTGATATCACAGCGCTTTTATCAGTTTTTCCATCTGTTCCCGATCTATCCGCATCTGCCCAAAGTTCTGGCGTTGTGTCCGGAAGGGGAGCATCATCAGGTCGGGTTGCTGCTGTTCTCTCTCTTTATGCGCAAAAATGGAGCGGAAGTACTGTATCTCGGTGCCAACACGCCAGAGGAAGGCATCTTCCCGATTATCCGGGAGCAAAAGATCAAGTTGGTCTGCCTGTCGATCACAAGTCCAGGGCTTCTTGAAAAATGTGATCAGCTCGTCGAGCGGATTATGAACGAGTTCCCGCATATTCGCTTCGTACTTGGAGGCAAAGGCTATGAGCGTGCAGAGCATGCGCGTTATCCCCAATGGATCATGCCTGAGAATTCAGCAGATTGGCAGTCATGGATGGAGCGGGAATATCTTGCAGAGCGACCACCTGGTGCACGGTTCGGACAGGCTAACAATTAA